The following coding sequences are from one Anguilla anguilla isolate fAngAng1 chromosome 12, fAngAng1.pri, whole genome shotgun sequence window:
- the LOC118210290 gene encoding olfactory receptor 8I2-like, with translation MENSTKILFVLQGLNETVSSKQTYFFPALFFYLFTVLVNLTLITTIILEKTLHEPMLIFLCNLCVNGLWGASAFYPKILVDLSSDLSVIPYEACLAQIFVLYSYVFCEFTTLAMMAYDRYVAICKPLNYHSTITPQKVMQLLLFTWLLSICEAVVLVGLVVRLPLCGYKIDKIYCTAWAVIKLSCVDTTINNVYGYMFMIFHFSQVVLILISYVNIIKISVRSRADRRKFMQSCFPHLIAVISFLFAFIFDLLFARYGPTSRLQALRNVMSLDYIVVPPLLNPLIYGLRLNQVRRRIFRIRSRKIRALK, from the coding sequence ATGGAGAATTCAACTAAAATACTGTTTGTTCTACAAGGACTCAACGAGACAGTgtcaagcaaacaaacatactTTTTCCCCGCTctatttttttaccttttcacTGTTTTAGTGAACCTGACTTTGATTACAACAATTATTTTGGAGAAAACACTCCATGAGCCCATGCTTATATTTCTGTGTaacttgtgtgtaaatgggcTATGGGGTGCCTCTGCATTTTATCCCAAAATATTGGTGGACCTTTCATCTGACTTGAGTGTTATTCCGTATGAAGCTTGCCTGGcccaaatatttgtattatacaGCTACGTTTTCTGTGAATTTACTACATTAGCAATGATGGCTTACGACAGGTATGTCGCGATATGCAAGCCGCTCAATTACCACTCCACCATCACGCCTCAGAAAGTAATGCAATTGCTTCTTTTTACCTGGCTTTTATCCATTTGTGAAGCAGTTGTTTTGGTGGGTCTTGTAGTCAGACTACCCCTCTGCGGATACAAAATTGACAAGATTTACTGCACAGCTTGGGCCGTGATAAAACTGTCATGTGTGGACACCACTATCAACAACGTGTACGGGTACATGTTCAtgatttttcacttttcacagGTAGTGCTGATCTTGATTTCCTATGTCAATATCATAAAAATCTCTGTGCGATCGCGGGCAGATCGGCGTAAATTCATGCAGAGCTGTTTTCCCCATTTAATCGCAGTGATCAGCTTCttgtttgcattcatttttgaccTCTTGTTCGCTCGCTATGGTCCCACCAGCCGTTTGCAGGCTCTCCGCAATGTCATGTCCCTGGACTACATCGTTGTTCCACCGCTCCTAAATCCCCTCATTTATGGCCTCAGACTGAACCAGGTCCGCAGGAGAATATTTAGAATTCGCAGCCGGAAAATACGTGCCCTGAAATGA